The following are from one region of the Streptomyces changanensis genome:
- a CDS encoding glycosyltransferase family 2 protein, translating into MSLPPVSVIMPVLNEERHLRDAVRHILEQEYEGEMEVVIALGPSTDRTDEIAAELVREDPRVHTVPNPTGRTPAALNAAIKASRHPVVVRVDGHGMLSPDYIATAVRLLEETGAQNVGGIMHAEGENAWEDAVAAAMTSRIGVGNAAFHTGGEAGPAETVYLGVFRREALEQQGGYNEEFIRAQDWELNFRIREAGGLIWFSPELRVRYRPRPSVRALAKQYKDYGRWRHVVARYHQGSINLRYLAPPAAVCAIAAGVVVGATLTPFGFVVPGGYLAAITAGSIPAGKGLPLKARVRIPVALATMHMSWGYGFLTSPRSLARKVIASRRPAVRTAA; encoded by the coding sequence ATGTCCCTGCCCCCGGTCTCCGTGATCATGCCGGTCCTCAACGAGGAACGGCACCTGCGCGACGCGGTCCGCCACATCCTCGAACAGGAGTACGAGGGCGAGATGGAGGTGGTGATCGCGCTCGGCCCGTCCACCGACCGCACCGACGAGATCGCCGCCGAGCTGGTCCGCGAGGACCCCCGCGTGCACACCGTGCCCAACCCGACGGGCCGCACCCCCGCCGCGCTCAACGCCGCGATCAAGGCGTCGCGCCACCCGGTCGTGGTGCGCGTCGACGGGCACGGCATGCTCTCGCCGGACTACATCGCGACGGCCGTGCGACTGCTGGAGGAGACCGGCGCGCAGAACGTCGGCGGCATCATGCACGCCGAGGGCGAGAACGCCTGGGAGGACGCCGTCGCGGCCGCGATGACCTCCCGGATCGGCGTGGGCAACGCCGCGTTCCACACCGGCGGCGAGGCGGGCCCGGCCGAGACGGTGTACCTCGGGGTGTTCCGGCGCGAGGCGCTGGAGCAGCAGGGCGGGTACAACGAGGAGTTCATCCGCGCGCAGGACTGGGAGCTGAACTTCCGCATCCGCGAGGCGGGCGGGCTGATCTGGTTCTCCCCGGAGCTGCGGGTGCGGTACCGGCCGCGGCCGAGCGTGCGCGCGCTGGCGAAGCAGTACAAGGACTACGGGCGCTGGCGCCACGTCGTGGCCCGTTACCACCAGGGCTCCATCAACCTGCGCTATCTGGCCCCGCCGGCCGCGGTCTGCGCCATCGCCGCGGGTGTGGTGGTCGGCGCGACGCTCACGCCGTTCGGCTTCGTCGTCCCCGGCGGGTACCTGGCCGCGATCACCGCCGGCTCGATCCCGGCCGGCAAGGGCCTGCCCCTGAAGGCGCGCGTGCGGATCCCGGTCGCGTTGGCGACGATGCACATGTCGTGGGGGTACGGCTTCCTGACGAGCCCGCGCTCGCTGGCCCGCAAGGTCATCGCGAGCCGCCGCCCGGCGGTCCGCACGGCGGCCTGA
- a CDS encoding glycosyltransferase family 39 protein codes for MSVDSAARPSLRPPPVGDAPQDRPVGASARRALVWSVPVLWTVALGLWGLSRQGSVWRDEAATWQVARRCTADIWHMLGNVDVVHGCYYLLMHTLFAAFGPGITTLRLPSVLATAVAAACVAVIGRRLAGGWAGLGGGMALALLPAVQFHLQEGRPYALVAAGAGVSTLLLVTALQGRVRRARWAAYGGIVLLCGLLNWLSLMILPAHAATLLWTRAGRAVWIRWAGASAAATACVLPLILFSRSQSAQVSWIPPLTWHMLIGPAVLLAVGGVGALVDRPRMGQLSVAAVGLPLLVVPHVGLIGLSLIQPLFLDRYILFSLLGLALLIGTLLGSAVRAVTSRSPRLSTWVVPVAVVAATAALLPQSLAKRSPASRVDDVLAVASEVRRLAQAGNAVLFIPSARRDTKSVSPDAFAGLRDIALAESPEESGTLKGVEAAPERIRTAMLTQERILLVTDAPEVARPVSAERDRTKTAVLEQHFTAVADEQVRGRRVTVYLRTTSPR; via the coding sequence ATGTCCGTCGACAGCGCAGCACGTCCGTCGCTTCGCCCGCCGCCGGTCGGGGACGCACCCCAGGACCGCCCGGTCGGCGCCTCGGCCCGCAGGGCCCTCGTCTGGTCGGTCCCCGTGCTGTGGACCGTGGCACTCGGCCTGTGGGGGCTGTCGCGACAGGGCAGCGTGTGGCGGGACGAGGCCGCGACCTGGCAGGTCGCCAGGCGCTGCACAGCCGACATCTGGCACATGCTGGGGAACGTCGATGTCGTCCACGGGTGCTACTACCTGCTGATGCACACGCTCTTCGCGGCGTTCGGGCCGGGCATCACGACCCTGCGGCTGCCCTCGGTGCTGGCCACGGCGGTGGCGGCGGCCTGTGTGGCGGTCATCGGCCGCCGCCTCGCGGGCGGATGGGCGGGCCTCGGCGGCGGGATGGCCCTGGCGCTGCTCCCGGCCGTGCAGTTCCACCTGCAGGAAGGCCGCCCCTACGCGCTGGTCGCCGCAGGGGCCGGGGTGTCCACGCTGCTCCTCGTGACCGCGCTGCAAGGGCGCGTCCGGCGGGCCCGGTGGGCGGCCTACGGCGGCATCGTCCTGCTGTGCGGCCTGCTGAACTGGCTCTCGCTCATGATCCTGCCGGCACACGCCGCGACCCTCCTTTGGACCCGTGCCGGACGCGCCGTGTGGATCCGCTGGGCGGGGGCCTCCGCAGCGGCCACCGCCTGCGTCCTGCCCCTGATCCTCTTCAGTCGAAGCCAGTCGGCGCAGGTGTCATGGATCCCGCCCCTCACCTGGCACATGCTCATCGGCCCTGCCGTCCTCCTGGCCGTCGGCGGGGTCGGCGCCCTGGTGGACCGGCCCCGAATGGGCCAACTCTCGGTGGCGGCCGTCGGATTACCGCTGCTGGTGGTTCCGCACGTCGGCCTCATCGGCCTTTCCCTGATCCAGCCGCTGTTCCTCGACCGGTACATACTCTTCAGCCTGCTCGGCCTGGCGCTGCTGATCGGCACACTGCTGGGTTCGGCGGTACGAGCGGTCACGTCCCGGTCCCCACGGCTGTCGACCTGGGTCGTGCCGGTGGCGGTCGTCGCGGCGACGGCGGCACTCCTGCCGCAGTCCCTGGCCAAACGCTCCCCGGCAAGCCGGGTGGACGACGTCCTGGCGGTGGCGTCGGAGGTGCGGCGGCTGGCACAGGCCGGGAACGCGGTGCTCTTCATCCCGTCAGCACGCCGGGACACCAAATCCGTCTCCCCCGACGCCTTCGCCGGACTGCGCGACATAGCCCTGGCCGAGAGCCCGGAGGAGTCCGGGACGCTGAAGGGGGTGGAGGCGGCCCCAGAGCGCATACGCACGGCGATGCTCACCCAGGAACGCATACTCCTCGTGACGGACGCCCCCGAGGTGGCGAGACCGGTATCGGCCGAACGGGACAGGACGAAGACCGCTGTGCTGGAGCAGCACTTCACCGCAGTGGCCGACGAACAGGTCCGCGGCAGACGGGTCACGGTCTACCTACGGACCACGTCGCCCCGCTGA
- a CDS encoding DUF397 domain-containing protein, with product MVLTWVKSSYSSNDGPACVEVAAADDTIHVRDSKNVPGPRLGFTPDAWADFLAYASRG from the coding sequence ATGGTGCTGACCTGGGTCAAGAGCAGCTACAGCAGCAACGACGGCCCAGCATGCGTCGAGGTAGCGGCCGCCGACGACACCATCCACGTCCGCGACTCCAAGAACGTGCCGGGTCCGCGGCTCGGCTTCACGCCAGACGCCTGGGCGGACTTCCTGGCGTACGCGTCCCGGGGCTGA
- a CDS encoding DUF397 domain-containing protein — MNAELTWVKSSYSTNDGPQCVEVAAADDTVHVRDSKYVPGPQLGFTPDAWVDFLTYASRG, encoded by the coding sequence ATGAATGCCGAGCTGACCTGGGTCAAGAGCAGCTACAGCACCAATGACGGCCCTCAATGCGTCGAAGTCGCGGCCGCGGACGACACCGTCCACGTCCGCGACTCCAAGTACGTCCCCGGTCCGCAGCTCGGTTTCACGCCTGACGCCTGGGTGGACTTCCTGACCTACGCGTCCCGGGGCTGA
- a CDS encoding ATP-binding protein: protein MNLEITRTEPSAPTRQFTVLLSPTRRGVRLARLLASAQLAYWGIPSESAAQIVAELAANARAHGRVPGRDFRLDLAVEGGGTCLRIAVTDTRGDRLPPGPGAVTPPAPDAERGRGLLIVEALADRWGVTAGPVPRKTVWAELDLVP from the coding sequence GTGAACCTGGAAATCACCCGAACCGAACCTTCCGCCCCCACCCGGCAGTTCACCGTGCTGCTCTCCCCCACCCGGCGTGGCGTCCGGCTCGCCCGCCTGCTGGCCTCGGCCCAACTGGCGTACTGGGGAATCCCGTCGGAGTCGGCCGCGCAGATCGTCGCCGAACTGGCGGCGAACGCACGGGCCCACGGCCGCGTCCCGGGCAGGGACTTCCGCCTGGACCTCGCGGTCGAGGGCGGGGGCACGTGCCTGCGGATCGCGGTCACCGACACGCGCGGGGACCGGCTGCCGCCGGGTCCCGGCGCCGTCACGCCACCCGCTCCCGACGCCGAGCGGGGGCGCGGTCTGCTGATCGTCGAGGCGCTCGCCGACCGGTGGGGCGTCACGGCCGGACCCGTGCCCCGCAAGACCGTCTGGGCCGAGCTCGACCTCGTACCGTGA
- a CDS encoding Uma2 family endonuclease, with protein MSIAPDDAQRETHYLYRTMRDFVSSMDDTLPGKFEITKEGIVHDMMAPGKPHELTVLRVRKRLERVMPDELAAHTGEPDVEDEPEGIMRHPDVMVIAEADMEGDGRFDPRTLIAAIEVVSRSNPDNDWVGKMRDYPLLGIPIYVIFDPRTGSGAVLSDIHATPSGPRYATRKEFVYGEDVTIGEWTIPTTDLPRYADA; from the coding sequence ATGAGCATCGCCCCGGACGACGCGCAGCGGGAGACGCACTACCTGTACCGGACGATGCGGGATTTCGTGTCCTCGATGGACGACACCCTTCCCGGCAAGTTCGAGATCACCAAGGAAGGAATCGTCCACGACATGATGGCGCCCGGGAAACCGCACGAGCTCACGGTGCTACGCGTCCGCAAGCGCCTTGAGCGGGTCATGCCCGACGAACTGGCGGCCCATACGGGAGAGCCCGACGTGGAGGACGAGCCCGAGGGCATCATGCGCCACCCCGACGTGATGGTGATCGCCGAGGCGGACATGGAGGGGGACGGGAGGTTCGACCCTCGTACTCTCATCGCCGCCATCGAGGTCGTGTCCCGCTCCAACCCCGACAACGACTGGGTCGGCAAGATGCGGGACTACCCGCTGCTCGGCATCCCGATCTACGTGATCTTCGATCCGCGCACCGGCTCCGGGGCCGTCCTGTCCGACATCCACGCGACCCCGTCGGGCCCCCGCTACGCCACCCGCAAGGAGTTCGTGTACGGCGAGGACGTCACCATCGGCGAGTGGACGATCCCGACGACGGACCTCCCCCGGTACGCCGACGCGTGA
- a CDS encoding SMI1/KNR4 family protein encodes MTSGLVQDSWTRIDAWLREHAPRTFATLRPPAGDEEIAAAQQELGVTFPPDLVASLQRHNGALEGPEAFRFSTGDRLLGVSGILGDTGFMRGIDQGLDGETEGEGYWLHDYVKFGSYDVTSDGLLMDCRTERDSFGAIGRFFDETGTRFGQADSLGGYLAELADTLERGQEAGVVTFNGRLFWEAPLPARPQCSGDEPLPAPDEQLPELDLSHSPTDLLHVSHLDGHEELGALIAVLPYEQVVEAARKQLRRLAVETGLNNYPEVKAALDAWERGVALPRPDQTGPLALRLRAVLAQADTGRDVTRRWAAEKIALGLWGSPYRSVCESAETRSHFTLDWRADLHADLGNPPLPPIPDDRFWGALRNPAIDSSWYAAQYTQDQD; translated from the coding sequence ATGACATCAGGCCTGGTCCAGGACTCATGGACTCGCATCGACGCGTGGCTGCGCGAGCACGCGCCACGCACTTTTGCCACGCTTCGGCCGCCCGCAGGAGACGAGGAGATCGCAGCAGCGCAACAGGAACTGGGGGTCACCTTTCCTCCGGACCTGGTCGCTTCACTCCAACGGCACAACGGGGCGCTGGAGGGACCTGAGGCTTTCCGGTTCAGTACGGGCGACCGGCTGCTCGGAGTGAGCGGAATCCTCGGGGACACCGGGTTCATGCGCGGTATCGACCAGGGCCTCGACGGGGAGACCGAGGGCGAGGGCTACTGGCTTCACGACTACGTGAAGTTCGGTTCTTACGACGTGACGTCGGACGGTCTTCTGATGGATTGCCGTACTGAGCGCGACTCCTTCGGTGCGATCGGACGGTTCTTCGACGAGACCGGCACCAGATTTGGGCAGGCCGACTCGCTGGGTGGGTATCTGGCCGAACTGGCCGACACGCTTGAGCGCGGCCAGGAGGCTGGTGTCGTCACCTTCAACGGCCGACTGTTCTGGGAGGCGCCTCTGCCTGCCAGGCCGCAGTGCAGTGGCGACGAGCCCCTTCCTGCACCGGATGAGCAGCTGCCAGAGCTGGACCTGTCCCACAGTCCCACCGACCTCCTCCACGTGAGCCACCTGGACGGACATGAGGAACTCGGTGCACTGATCGCAGTCCTGCCGTATGAGCAGGTGGTCGAGGCCGCGCGGAAGCAACTGCGCAGACTGGCGGTCGAAACGGGGCTGAACAACTACCCGGAGGTCAAGGCAGCCCTGGACGCGTGGGAGCGTGGTGTGGCCCTACCGCGGCCGGACCAAACCGGCCCGCTCGCCTTGCGACTCCGCGCAGTGCTCGCACAGGCCGACACCGGCCGAGACGTCACTCGCAGGTGGGCCGCGGAGAAGATAGCCCTCGGGCTCTGGGGATCCCCCTACAGATCCGTGTGCGAGAGCGCGGAGACCCGGAGCCACTTCACTCTCGACTGGCGTGCGGATCTGCATGCGGACTTGGGCAATCCGCCACTGCCACCGATACCTGACGACCGATTTTGGGGGGCGCTGCGCAACCCCGCCATCGACTCCAGTTGGTACGCGGCTCAGTACACCCAAGATCAGGACTGA
- a CDS encoding DUF6879 family protein, producing MFLDGEDWRAKFRDFQTEAWRLETLPQYLVPQEAEEIEAFRAGKRINPETFSCEYTARLKRQRREGRRQGRVHVVTRPLSEYLEFEFSRYYRPHALAGEEIRILDVTGRENPLPGVQDFWMFDRTTVVLMHYEADGKQISREVYEGDPAPFIEYQRIALAESVPFLEFLRG from the coding sequence ATGTTCTTGGATGGTGAGGACTGGCGGGCGAAGTTCCGGGACTTCCAGACTGAAGCGTGGCGGCTGGAGACCCTGCCTCAATACCTCGTCCCCCAAGAAGCAGAGGAGATCGAAGCCTTCCGCGCCGGTAAGCGCATCAACCCGGAGACGTTCTCCTGTGAGTACACCGCGCGCCTGAAGAGGCAGAGAAGGGAAGGCAGGCGCCAGGGGCGCGTTCACGTAGTCACCCGGCCTCTCAGCGAGTACCTGGAATTCGAGTTCTCCCGCTATTACCGGCCTCACGCTCTGGCCGGCGAGGAAATCCGCATCCTCGACGTAACGGGCCGCGAGAACCCGCTTCCCGGCGTCCAAGACTTCTGGATGTTCGATCGGACTACCGTGGTGCTCATGCACTACGAGGCGGACGGAAAACAAATCAGCCGCGAAGTGTACGAGGGAGACCCAGCACCCTTCATTGAGTACCAGCGAATCGCCCTGGCCGAGTCCGTACCCTTCCTGGAGTTTCTGAGGGGATGA
- a CDS encoding helix-turn-helix domain-containing protein, whose translation MTFEPEQLGQSAQDLAARLKQLRKQAGLSGDRLAARCNISQSKVSRIENGRVRPSLVDIEQILRALDASPDEVTEVAALARVANTEWRNLRDLRRKGLATRQAELKSLEASSTHMRYFLLSMVTGLLATPEYVRASLANSPVDTTKAVAGKLERQAVLYDRSKKFTFLLTEQAVRWPVVPALALAEQMDRLSSLTYLPNVRLGIIPVGTPTRTTTPLNTFTIYDSSLATIETMTGSLVLRDSRDIQSYLDYFACYEEVALFDEEARGKLAEWSTACRS comes from the coding sequence ATGACGTTCGAGCCGGAACAGCTAGGTCAGTCCGCTCAGGACCTCGCGGCCAGGCTGAAGCAGCTACGCAAGCAAGCCGGTCTCTCAGGGGACCGGCTTGCTGCGCGCTGCAACATCTCGCAATCAAAGGTGAGTCGAATCGAGAACGGGAGAGTGCGCCCCTCCCTAGTCGATATCGAACAGATCCTGAGAGCCTTGGATGCTTCCCCGGATGAGGTGACCGAAGTAGCCGCCTTGGCCAGGGTAGCCAACACGGAATGGCGCAATCTCCGGGATCTAAGGCGCAAGGGGCTGGCCACACGGCAGGCAGAACTTAAGTCGCTCGAAGCGTCGTCCACTCATATGCGCTACTTCCTGCTATCCATGGTCACAGGACTGTTGGCAACGCCTGAATACGTACGTGCCAGCTTGGCAAACTCCCCGGTCGACACCACCAAGGCAGTGGCAGGGAAATTGGAACGGCAGGCGGTCCTTTACGACCGCTCGAAAAAATTCACGTTCCTCCTGACCGAGCAGGCTGTTAGGTGGCCTGTCGTTCCCGCCCTTGCCTTGGCTGAACAGATGGACCGGCTATCGTCGCTCACCTACTTGCCGAACGTACGCCTTGGCATTATTCCTGTTGGCACCCCCACCCGCACCACAACACCGCTGAACACCTTCACCATTTATGACTCGTCACTGGCTACCATTGAGACGATGACGGGAAGTCTCGTTCTCCGCGACAGTCGGGATATCCAAAGCTATCTGGACTATTTCGCATGCTACGAGGAAGTGGCCCTGTTCGATGAAGAGGCCAGGGGGAAACTCGCGGAATGGTCCACTGCTTGCCGTTCATGA
- a CDS encoding DUF397 domain-containing protein — MTERTEFQFVTAAACRDARVNNCPEIALNVPGVVALRDSERPDTVVTMTPDQWATLTAAIKGGEFDLSA; from the coding sequence ATGACCGAACGCACCGAGTTCCAGTTCGTCACGGCTGCTGCATGCCGTGACGCCCGCGTGAACAACTGCCCGGAGATCGCTTTGAACGTGCCGGGGGTGGTGGCGTTGCGCGACAGTGAACGCCCTGACACGGTCGTCACCATGACGCCCGACCAGTGGGCGACCCTCACCGCCGCCATCAAGGGCGGAGAGTTCGACCTGAGCGCCTGA
- a CDS encoding phage major capsid protein: MINVYADQAKAALEDRAKMIREIRSIESDSKISAADKRERIERLDRDVMQLEAEARDVQRGEREAEVRSLAANAGGLLTPRSPKNDDGSWRSLLPSLNEYRALISEGVPGDGGYTVPDQISSKYIDALKANSTFLRGLPTGSIIPFTSDTLSVPQLVSSTGADYVAEGQPIPAGQMVWGEVKFTAKKIGEIQWASTEVLEDSALDLRRIIADNLLRDASLKFDSDAFTGTGTNPIKGVVSQGITTTLGAGKVTVTYDDLADAVARIEATNGRPSVVWASTDMAAALRKEKANGSGIYQGGQPTDSPASTAWGLPILPTAFLAPKTVVVADASRIVVGVRRNAQVKISEDARFDVDQVGFKLTMRMAGVSLAESASVQIVEAAAS, translated from the coding sequence TTGATTAACGTCTACGCCGATCAGGCCAAGGCTGCCCTTGAAGACCGCGCCAAGATGATTCGTGAGATCCGGTCGATTGAGAGCGACAGCAAGATTTCCGCCGCAGATAAGCGGGAACGCATTGAGCGCCTCGACCGTGACGTGATGCAGCTTGAGGCCGAGGCCAGAGACGTCCAGCGTGGCGAGCGTGAGGCTGAGGTGCGCTCCCTGGCTGCGAATGCCGGCGGCCTCCTGACGCCCCGTTCTCCGAAGAATGACGACGGCTCTTGGCGCTCTCTCCTGCCGTCCCTGAATGAGTATCGCGCCCTGATATCCGAGGGTGTCCCTGGTGACGGTGGTTACACCGTGCCGGACCAGATTTCAAGCAAGTACATTGACGCGCTGAAGGCGAACTCGACGTTCCTTCGGGGACTGCCGACGGGCAGCATCATTCCCTTCACTTCCGACACCCTGTCTGTTCCGCAGCTCGTCTCCTCTACCGGAGCCGACTATGTGGCCGAGGGCCAGCCTATTCCGGCGGGCCAGATGGTCTGGGGTGAAGTCAAGTTCACCGCTAAGAAGATCGGTGAGATTCAGTGGGCCTCTACCGAGGTGCTGGAGGATTCCGCGCTGGATCTCCGCCGGATCATTGCTGACAACCTTCTGCGTGACGCTTCCCTGAAGTTTGATTCCGACGCTTTCACCGGCACGGGCACCAACCCGATCAAGGGTGTCGTTTCTCAGGGAATCACTACGACCCTGGGGGCTGGAAAGGTCACGGTGACGTATGACGACCTGGCGGACGCGGTGGCCCGTATTGAGGCCACCAATGGGCGTCCCTCGGTCGTGTGGGCTTCTACGGATATGGCTGCGGCTCTCCGAAAGGAGAAGGCGAACGGCTCCGGCATTTACCAGGGCGGTCAGCCGACTGATTCCCCCGCGTCGACCGCATGGGGTCTGCCGATCCTGCCTACCGCATTCCTCGCCCCTAAGACGGTTGTAGTCGCCGACGCTTCCCGAATCGTGGTCGGTGTTCGCCGAAATGCTCAGGTCAAGATCAGCGAGGATGCCCGCTTCGACGTTGATCAGGTTGGCTTCAAGCTGACTATGCGCATGGCTGGCGTTTCCCTCGCCGAGTCCGCTTCGGTGCAGATCGTTGAGGCAGCCGCCAGCTAA
- a CDS encoding HNH endonuclease translates to MCMCSRCKRLYPLGSRCEPCASAAARRREQKRKHTRPSAWARGYDSSYIKARAAILAAQPLCALCNSRPATTADHIVPLSRGGTNDIENLRPACGPCNFSRGNRTA, encoded by the coding sequence ATGTGTATGTGTAGCCGCTGTAAGCGGCTCTATCCTCTCGGCTCACGGTGTGAGCCGTGCGCCTCGGCGGCAGCGAGGCGGAGGGAACAGAAGAGAAAGCACACGCGCCCTTCAGCCTGGGCGCGTGGATATGACAGCTCTTACATCAAGGCTCGCGCCGCAATCCTTGCGGCTCAGCCTCTCTGTGCTCTCTGCAATTCGCGGCCGGCAACGACGGCCGATCACATAGTTCCGCTGAGTCGAGGCGGAACGAACGACATTGAGAATCTTCGCCCGGCCTGTGGGCCGTGCAACTTCAGCCGAGGCAACAGAACGGCCTAG
- a CDS encoding helix-turn-helix domain-containing protein, with product MLVKLLTVAEVAEFLSKPRSWVYENWRDEQIPFRRIGQSLRCRPSDLDRWLDAQLAE from the coding sequence ATGTTGGTGAAGTTGTTGACGGTTGCCGAGGTAGCCGAGTTCCTAAGCAAGCCGCGCAGCTGGGTATACGAAAACTGGCGTGACGAGCAGATCCCCTTTCGTCGTATTGGTCAATCCCTCCGATGTCGACCGAGCGACCTGGATCGCTGGCTGGACGCTCAACTGGCTGAGTGA
- a CDS encoding tyrosine-type recombinase/integrase, with the protein MARAWVARSKDDATKWTTFWYDPDGKQRQKSFGTKKRADDHRKRKEQELDAGTYLDDRLGKQPVTAVWEQWTDQRKLENSTKKQYRSIQNTTLEPFFKARSIVSLKVADIEQWLLWMENDRKLSARTRRQRFSFFSGMMDWAVVNEIIGRNPCKRIKHAGSRAKEIREHKSKARRLTTREVLAMLGAAPPRYRAMLWLMAGCGLRLGEAMAVSRDQIDFTAEVLRVDFQIAEDGETESGKNSALQRRHIKARDEKEPGRVVPLPPNVAFELRRHIKSHGVWGPERLLFPNVTRTGYLYASYFYRQIWLVALTKSEVAYCKPHSMRHYYGSRLLYAGVPENDVADWMGHSSTDVLREHYHYIFEGADQRGRAAIATMLMPGADDPTERAEVA; encoded by the coding sequence GTGGCAAGGGCATGGGTAGCGCGCTCCAAGGACGACGCGACGAAGTGGACGACGTTCTGGTACGACCCGGATGGGAAGCAGCGCCAGAAGTCGTTCGGGACTAAGAAGCGCGCCGACGATCACCGGAAGCGAAAGGAGCAGGAGCTAGACGCCGGGACCTACCTGGATGACCGGCTGGGAAAGCAGCCGGTGACGGCGGTCTGGGAGCAGTGGACGGATCAGCGGAAGCTGGAGAACAGCACCAAGAAGCAGTACCGCTCAATCCAGAACACGACCCTGGAGCCGTTCTTCAAGGCCCGCTCCATCGTGTCCCTGAAGGTTGCCGACATTGAGCAGTGGCTGTTGTGGATGGAGAACGACCGCAAGCTATCCGCCCGGACCCGTCGACAGCGGTTCTCGTTCTTCTCCGGGATGATGGACTGGGCCGTCGTCAACGAGATCATTGGCCGGAACCCCTGCAAGAGGATCAAGCACGCGGGTAGCCGCGCCAAGGAGATTCGCGAGCACAAGAGCAAGGCGCGGCGGCTCACGACGCGGGAAGTCCTGGCGATGCTCGGCGCGGCCCCGCCCCGGTACCGGGCGATGCTGTGGCTGATGGCCGGATGCGGGCTCCGCCTCGGTGAGGCTATGGCGGTCTCTCGCGATCAGATCGACTTCACGGCCGAGGTACTTCGGGTGGACTTCCAGATCGCCGAGGACGGCGAAACGGAGTCGGGGAAGAACAGTGCGCTCCAGCGTCGGCACATCAAGGCCCGCGACGAGAAGGAGCCGGGACGCGTCGTGCCCCTGCCTCCGAACGTCGCGTTCGAGCTTCGGCGACACATCAAGAGCCATGGGGTCTGGGGGCCGGAACGGCTCCTCTTCCCCAACGTGACCCGGACCGGCTACCTGTACGCCTCGTACTTCTACCGGCAAATCTGGCTTGTGGCCCTGACCAAGTCAGAGGTGGCGTACTGCAAACCGCACTCCATGCGGCATTACTACGGGTCGCGTCTGCTGTACGCGGGCGTCCCGGAGAACGACGTAGCCGACTGGATGGGTCACAGCAGCACTGACGTGCTCAGGGAGCACTACCACTACATCTTCGAGGGGGCCGACCAGCGTGGTCGGGCAGCCATCGCAACGATGCTCATGCCCGGCGCGGACGACCCCACGGAGCGGGCCGAAGTCGCCTGA